A stretch of the Haladaptatus cibarius D43 genome encodes the following:
- a CDS encoding SDR family NAD(P)-dependent oxidoreductase — MTQLNSKRILVTGGCGSIGSALVKRILQDGPELVRVVDNDEGRLHEMQKKLGIQHQRRLETTYKDVRDFYEMTDAMKGIEVVFHAAALKHVGIVEQDPFQAVKTNVEGTKNVLHAATKEDVESVITVSTDKASNPVSAMGATKLLSERLTIAANDSKDIRNIRLGCVRFGNVLGTRGSVVPVFLDQMQQGGPITVTDPEMTRFVMSPAEAANFVVEAFETVSGGEVVVRKMPAFKLGVLADALREKYAADFGYEPAEIRTRIVGSGPTERYHEKLVSEDEVKHAVEESNRFILFPNERSMPTDDAETRCSITGEYTSEDARRLSKTELLRLLDEVDGHLPTTTAASQRS, encoded by the coding sequence GTGACACAATTGAACAGTAAACGGATACTCGTTACGGGGGGTTGCGGTTCAATCGGTTCGGCTCTCGTGAAACGCATTCTACAGGACGGCCCAGAGTTGGTTCGGGTAGTAGACAACGACGAGGGTCGTCTGCACGAGATGCAGAAGAAACTCGGCATCCAGCATCAACGGCGTCTCGAAACGACGTACAAAGACGTGCGCGACTTCTATGAGATGACGGACGCGATGAAAGGCATCGAAGTCGTCTTCCACGCTGCAGCGCTGAAGCACGTCGGAATCGTGGAACAAGATCCGTTTCAGGCAGTCAAAACCAACGTCGAGGGGACAAAGAATGTCCTTCACGCAGCGACGAAAGAGGACGTGGAGTCCGTGATTACAGTCAGCACGGATAAGGCGTCCAACCCGGTTTCGGCGATGGGTGCGACAAAGCTGTTGTCGGAACGGCTCACCATCGCGGCGAACGACAGCAAGGACATCCGGAACATCCGACTCGGTTGCGTCCGGTTCGGAAACGTCCTCGGAACGCGCGGGTCGGTGGTTCCGGTGTTTCTCGACCAGATGCAACAGGGCGGGCCGATAACCGTTACCGACCCGGAGATGACTCGGTTCGTTATGAGTCCGGCAGAGGCCGCGAACTTCGTTGTCGAGGCCTTCGAGACGGTTTCCGGCGGTGAGGTGGTGGTTCGAAAGATGCCTGCGTTCAAGCTAGGCGTGTTGGCTGACGCGCTTCGAGAGAAATACGCCGCGGACTTCGGCTATGAACCCGCGGAGATTCGAACGCGAATCGTCGGCTCTGGACCGACCGAGCGCTACCACGAGAAACTCGTCTCCGAAGACGAGGTGAAACACGCGGTGGAGGAGTCGAACCGGTTTATCCTCTTCCCGAACGAACGGTCGATGCCGACCGACGACGCCGAGACGAGATGTTCGATCACCGGCGAGTACACTTCCGAGGACGCGCGACGGCTGTCAAAAACCGAGCTATTGAGGCTTCTCGATGAAGTGGACGGACATCTTCCGACCACCACAGCGGCGTCTCAACGGTCGT
- a CDS encoding glycosyltransferase family 4 protein encodes MTWREANKAEEDIVLVNPAKTPRPETKMLSEQLPDDEANLSVVIPREGKGRLQPVDDVEYVFYDAWFVPGVRYPIPFPSFFVQLFNLLRRADIAFVTSYIYLPCLVTTLFSTVLRIPCVLSVDVLVGVHWSYGRAVVDSIANVYTRTVGRCTLALCDTVVVPGEYMRTELRQFVNEEKITVIPNGIDVGHFSAEPMTTEPNDCVELLYVGRLAPVKNISLLLRSVRYLQEHEETEYVLTLVGDGEDRARYESMARRLEVSDDVHFAGYQSSVRAYYRDADVLVLTSISEGFPTVLMEAQACGLPVVTTDVGGAREIVAAGAVVPRDEPDAIASAIADVVASNTATLSATARHHAETQYSQKRLCDRYKSMFRKQIRNN; translated from the coding sequence ATGACGTGGAGGGAAGCTAACAAAGCGGAGGAGGACATAGTTCTCGTCAATCCGGCGAAGACGCCGCGCCCGGAGACGAAGATGCTGAGCGAACAGTTACCCGACGACGAAGCAAACCTGTCGGTCGTCATCCCCAGAGAGGGGAAAGGACGGCTACAACCGGTAGACGACGTCGAATACGTGTTTTACGACGCATGGTTCGTTCCGGGTGTTCGGTATCCGATTCCGTTCCCGTCGTTTTTCGTCCAACTGTTCAACCTCCTTCGGCGGGCGGACATCGCGTTCGTGACGAGTTACATCTATCTGCCGTGTCTCGTCACGACGCTCTTTTCGACTGTCCTTCGGATTCCTTGCGTGCTCAGCGTAGACGTGCTCGTTGGAGTCCATTGGTCGTACGGACGTGCCGTCGTCGATTCGATTGCCAATGTCTATACGCGAACCGTCGGTCGGTGTACGCTCGCACTTTGCGATACAGTCGTCGTCCCCGGCGAATACATGCGGACGGAACTCAGACAGTTTGTGAACGAAGAGAAGATAACCGTCATTCCGAATGGAATCGACGTCGGCCACTTCTCAGCCGAACCGATGACGACCGAACCGAACGACTGCGTCGAACTGCTGTACGTCGGGCGCTTAGCACCGGTGAAAAACATCTCCTTACTGCTTCGGAGCGTTCGATACCTTCAGGAGCACGAGGAGACAGAGTACGTGTTGACCCTCGTCGGCGACGGCGAAGACCGTGCTCGGTACGAATCGATGGCGAGGCGGCTGGAGGTGAGCGACGATGTCCACTTCGCGGGCTACCAGTCGAGCGTTCGTGCGTACTACCGCGACGCCGACGTACTGGTGCTAACCTCGATTTCGGAGGGATTTCCGACCGTGTTGATGGAAGCGCAAGCGTGCGGCCTTCCGGTCGTCACCACCGACGTCGGCGGGGCGCGTGAAATCGTCGCCGCCGGAGCAGTCGTCCCGAGGGACGAACCAGACGCCATCGCCAGCGCAATCGCCGACGTGGTGGCCAGCAACACTGCGACGCTCAGCGCGACCGCACGACACCACGCGGAGACGCAGTACTCGCAGAAACGGTTGTGTGACAGGTACAAATCTATGTTTCGGAAACAAATACGGAATAATTAG
- a CDS encoding lysylphosphatidylglycerol synthase transmembrane domain-containing protein: MTETDEQTGTDNQSGTSDDASSLRQSLGTAVKILVSVGSFGYLLWRFPIEQAFRSMFELDTVELVLIIPVVFLPIVLTSLSLQLLYEEYEQISFLPIFKVDTIDFIVNSFLPTRLGTLATTPLMLNKYTGIKLRRAFIIKGVQLQMIAAINGVVAMAGLIVLFDYLGQNVALILFLSAMVYLSIPVGAFLLTRVNLPQFIVNRAPEMLSTTTDMQYDALTRNKFESAALLFVSFVVLSGVRFGIIGASLGVDLPLLLYFLIPTLVYSVTVLPISIGGIGVTEVTGTTVLVTLGVQPSVATSVVVLDRIFAAYLPLVLLYCYANYVIHADFDV; encoded by the coding sequence ATGACCGAAACGGATGAACAGACCGGAACGGACAACCAGTCCGGGACGAGCGACGACGCCAGTTCGTTACGGCAGTCGCTGGGAACGGCGGTGAAGATACTGGTTTCGGTCGGGTCGTTCGGCTACCTGCTGTGGCGATTTCCCATCGAGCAAGCGTTCAGATCGATGTTCGAACTCGATACGGTCGAACTTGTGCTCATCATCCCTGTCGTGTTTCTCCCCATCGTCCTCACGTCTCTGTCGCTCCAGTTGCTGTACGAAGAGTACGAGCAGATATCGTTTCTCCCGATATTCAAGGTGGACACTATCGACTTTATCGTTAATTCGTTTCTGCCGACGAGGCTCGGCACACTCGCCACGACGCCACTCATGCTGAACAAGTACACAGGTATCAAACTGCGCCGGGCGTTCATCATCAAAGGCGTCCAACTCCAAATGATCGCCGCCATCAACGGCGTCGTCGCAATGGCTGGACTGATCGTCCTCTTCGACTACCTCGGCCAGAACGTGGCCCTCATCCTATTCCTCAGCGCGATGGTGTATCTCTCGATTCCCGTCGGCGCGTTTCTGCTGACGCGGGTGAATCTCCCGCAGTTCATCGTGAATCGGGCACCGGAGATGCTTTCCACGACCACCGACATGCAGTACGATGCGCTCACGCGGAACAAGTTCGAATCCGCCGCGCTTCTATTCGTCTCCTTCGTCGTCCTTTCGGGTGTTCGGTTCGGTATCATTGGCGCGAGTCTGGGCGTCGACTTGCCGCTCTTGCTCTACTTCCTCATTCCGACGCTCGTCTACTCGGTCACCGTTCTCCCGATCTCTATCGGTGGCATCGGGGTTACGGAAGTAACCGGTACGACGGTTCTCGTCACGCTCGGCGTTCAGCCAAGCGTCGCGACGAGCGTCGTCGTTCTCGACAGAATATTCGCCGCGTACCTCCCGCTCGTGCTCCTCTACTGTTACGCGAACTACGTTATTCACGCGGACTTCGACGTCTAA
- a CDS encoding glycosyltransferase family 2 protein, producing MMIPQFVYLVLVVGVLGVGFERYRTRFEKRELTLAFVGALLVLVGMLAPTVVTLLSGAEIAEFAAGVAVATAVGAAILLRRRTVQNERRFNSLIRELTIRDVPTDEPDENTIYIVIPAYNEAETIVPVVESLPESLFDRRIVPLVVSDGSSDGTARVAHSTDALVVEHPVNTGQCSSLKTGFEIARRCQAEIVVGMDADGQHRGDEVQRLVEPIVEDDADYVVGSRYRGTDASENGPVRRVGIWTFTTLINVMTKSSITDATNGFRALTIDAFEHISWVEERFCAVELLVEVRKNGLRLQEVPVTVERRQASTTKKPKLGYGIGIARTLLGSYLR from the coding sequence ATGATGATTCCTCAGTTCGTCTATCTCGTCCTCGTCGTCGGCGTACTCGGCGTCGGGTTCGAACGCTACCGAACTCGATTCGAGAAGCGAGAACTGACGCTCGCGTTCGTGGGTGCCCTCCTCGTGCTCGTGGGCATGCTCGCACCGACTGTTGTGACACTGCTATCCGGCGCTGAAATCGCGGAATTCGCGGCAGGCGTTGCGGTCGCCACCGCAGTCGGGGCGGCCATCCTGCTTCGACGGAGGACTGTCCAAAACGAGCGGCGGTTCAACTCGCTCATCCGTGAACTGACGATTCGTGACGTACCGACGGACGAACCGGACGAAAACACCATCTACATCGTAATTCCCGCGTACAACGAAGCGGAGACGATAGTGCCGGTGGTCGAATCGTTGCCTGAGTCGCTCTTCGACCGACGCATCGTCCCCCTCGTCGTCTCCGATGGTTCGTCCGACGGAACCGCCCGCGTCGCTCATAGCACGGACGCGCTTGTTGTCGAGCATCCCGTCAACACGGGACAGTGTAGCTCCCTGAAAACCGGATTCGAAATCGCTAGGCGCTGCCAAGCGGAAATTGTCGTCGGGATGGACGCCGACGGCCAGCATCGCGGTGACGAAGTACAGCGACTCGTCGAACCGATCGTCGAGGACGATGCCGATTACGTCGTCGGCTCTAGATACCGCGGCACCGACGCGTCGGAGAACGGGCCGGTTCGCCGTGTCGGCATCTGGACGTTCACGACGCTCATCAACGTGATGACGAAGTCGTCGATTACCGACGCCACCAACGGATTTCGTGCCCTCACGATAGACGCCTTCGAACATATCTCGTGGGTTGAAGAACGATTTTGCGCCGTCGAACTGCTCGTGGAGGTGCGAAAGAACGGACTCCGGCTGCAGGAAGTTCCCGTGACGGTCGAGCGCCGACAGGCGAGCACGACGAAAAAGCCGAAGCTCGGGTACGGAATCGGCATCGCTCGAACTCTGCTGGGGTCGTATCTCAGATGA
- a CDS encoding acyltransferase has product MADNDKEMDSGKRLNGKRLYSGRMAGDIKSRENVFELARIVNADNLELGTNVEIDDFVLLNAGKGTYIGDNSCLHSGSKVIGGGELYVGDNAVVTYNCVLVTGYPKFTSHMSTGVPAEEKDRIQGTIRIEDEVFVGSGSVVMPGVTLGEGAVVGALSYVDEDVPPWTIRYPDGSEEERPRFEPY; this is encoded by the coding sequence ATGGCAGATAACGATAAGGAGATGGATTCTGGCAAACGGTTAAACGGGAAACGGTTGTACAGTGGACGAATGGCGGGGGACATCAAATCACGCGAAAACGTGTTCGAACTAGCGCGAATCGTCAACGCAGACAATCTTGAACTGGGAACGAACGTCGAAATCGACGACTTCGTTCTGCTGAATGCGGGAAAAGGAACGTACATTGGGGACAACTCGTGTCTTCACTCCGGTTCGAAGGTTATCGGTGGAGGCGAGTTGTACGTCGGTGACAACGCGGTTGTCACGTACAACTGTGTTCTCGTCACCGGCTATCCGAAGTTCACGTCGCACATGAGCACCGGCGTTCCCGCCGAGGAGAAAGACCGGATTCAGGGAACGATACGCATCGAAGACGAGGTGTTCGTGGGGTCGGGATCGGTCGTCATGCCCGGCGTCACCCTTGGCGAAGGGGCCGTCGTCGGCGCGCTCTCGTACGTGGACGAGGACGTTCCACCGTGGACGATTCGATACCCGGACGGGAGCGAAGAGGAGCGCCCGCGATTCGAACCGTATTGA
- a CDS encoding DegT/DnrJ/EryC1/StrS family aminotransferase produces the protein MGGTISVAEPILGDEERQNVEQVLESGQFLQGQFVESFERKWADYVGVDHAVAVSNGTVAIQLTLNALGLEPGDEVIVPSLTFGSTATAVVHQGGVPVFADIDRDTYTLDPEDAERHISDRTRALLPVHLYGHPAEMDELLALAEEYDLAVVEDAAQAHGARYKGTTVGSLGDAACFSFYATKNITTGEGGIVTTDDAEMAERLRLLRSHGMTSRDDHEVLGYNYRMSELNGAIGDVQVERLPEFNARRAEISERLRDELADVGWLRPATIREHVEHAYFWAPFEVQTECIGMSGREVWQALKDDGVETRHRYTKPLYEQQVFQSHDGFNGEFPWSANERDHLYDESLPVVESIAGRVIGLPNHPNLTDDEIERVVEAVRNFADENGGDGNERP, from the coding sequence ATGGGGGGAACCATCTCTGTGGCGGAGCCGATACTGGGCGACGAAGAACGGCAGAACGTCGAACAAGTACTCGAATCGGGACAGTTTTTACAAGGGCAATTCGTCGAATCGTTCGAGCGGAAGTGGGCTGACTACGTCGGGGTTGACCACGCTGTTGCGGTCAGTAACGGGACGGTCGCAATTCAGTTGACGTTGAACGCACTCGGGCTAGAACCAGGGGACGAGGTCATCGTCCCGAGCCTGACGTTCGGTTCGACGGCGACCGCAGTCGTCCATCAGGGCGGCGTCCCCGTGTTCGCCGACATTGACCGGGATACCTACACACTCGACCCCGAGGACGCAGAACGCCACATTAGCGACCGAACGCGAGCACTGCTTCCGGTTCACCTCTACGGGCATCCGGCCGAAATGGACGAACTGCTCGCGCTGGCCGAGGAGTACGACCTCGCCGTTGTCGAGGACGCGGCTCAAGCGCACGGCGCACGCTACAAGGGAACGACGGTCGGGAGCCTCGGCGACGCTGCCTGCTTTTCGTTCTACGCGACCAAGAACATCACGACCGGAGAAGGCGGCATCGTCACGACCGACGACGCGGAGATGGCGGAACGACTTCGTCTCCTTCGAAGTCACGGGATGACCTCGCGGGATGACCACGAGGTTCTGGGGTACAACTACCGAATGAGCGAACTCAACGGTGCTATCGGTGACGTGCAGGTCGAACGGCTTCCCGAGTTCAACGCGCGACGGGCGGAAATATCGGAACGACTCCGCGACGAACTCGCCGATGTGGGGTGGCTCCGTCCAGCGACGATTCGAGAGCACGTGGAACACGCGTACTTTTGGGCACCGTTCGAGGTGCAAACCGAGTGCATCGGCATGTCGGGTCGGGAGGTGTGGCAGGCGCTGAAAGACGACGGCGTAGAGACGAGACACCGATACACGAAACCGTTGTACGAACAGCAGGTGTTCCAGTCCCACGACGGCTTCAACGGCGAGTTTCCGTGGTCGGCGAACGAGCGCGACCATCTGTACGACGAGTCGCTCCCGGTCGTCGAGTCGATTGCCGGGCGAGTCATCGGCCTGCCGAACCACCCGAACCTCACCGACGACGAGATAGAGCGCGTTGTAGAGGCGGTTCGAAACTTCGCGGACGAGAACGGAGGGGATGGCAATGAACGACCCTAA
- a CDS encoding NAD-dependent epimerase/dehydratase family protein, translating into MNDPNGDSDSVPNDSLDLPTISVTGAGGYVGSCVVATLRERHPEWNVRAFDNFYRGDLRQIDDVEVEFLDVRRRDSVESALAGSDVVVHLAAASDVDACREDETFALETNVHGTTNVAWFCKHSGAGLVFPFSMAVLGTPEEFPITVDLSRQPMNWYGETKLLGEQTITSLADGAFPAHLFLKANVYGGHTVGNSHVSRGMVLDFFVRRAFSDEPITVYKPGTQARNFVHVVDVANAYQKSVERLITELADGQTGVSKYEIASDEQWTVMELAELVQRTMENETGRVPAIERVENPRGETLVGNFEVDITAARGELGWEPTNSIRTTVQRLIQRHAE; encoded by the coding sequence ATGAACGACCCTAACGGTGACTCGGACAGCGTCCCGAACGACTCGCTGGACCTGCCGACCATCAGCGTTACTGGCGCAGGTGGATACGTCGGAAGTTGCGTCGTGGCGACCCTTCGGGAGCGACATCCGGAGTGGAACGTTCGTGCATTCGACAACTTTTATCGCGGCGATCTCCGCCAAATCGACGACGTTGAGGTGGAGTTCCTCGACGTTCGCAGACGCGACAGCGTGGAGTCCGCGCTCGCGGGGTCGGACGTGGTTGTCCACCTCGCAGCCGCGAGCGACGTTGATGCTTGCCGAGAGGACGAGACGTTCGCATTGGAGACGAACGTCCACGGGACGACCAACGTCGCGTGGTTCTGCAAGCACTCGGGGGCCGGACTGGTCTTTCCGTTCAGCATGGCGGTTCTGGGAACACCGGAAGAGTTTCCGATAACCGTGGATTTGTCCAGACAACCGATGAACTGGTACGGGGAGACAAAGCTGCTCGGCGAGCAAACGATAACGTCGCTCGCCGATGGCGCGTTTCCCGCGCACCTCTTCCTCAAGGCCAACGTGTATGGCGGACATACGGTGGGCAACAGTCACGTCTCGCGCGGAATGGTTCTCGATTTCTTCGTCCGGCGTGCGTTCAGCGACGAACCCATAACTGTGTACAAACCGGGGACGCAAGCGCGAAATTTCGTTCATGTGGTCGATGTTGCCAACGCATATCAGAAAAGTGTAGAGAGGTTGATAACAGAGTTGGCGGATGGGCAGACGGGCGTCTCGAAGTACGAAATCGCAAGCGACGAACAGTGGACAGTGATGGAACTGGCCGAACTCGTTCAGCGAACGATGGAAAACGAGACGGGCAGAGTACCGGCCATCGAACGGGTAGAGAATCCGCGCGGCGAGACGCTTGTCGGTAACTTCGAGGTGGATATCACGGCGGCTAGAGGAGAGTTGGGCTGGGAACCGACGAATTCTATTCGAACGACGGTTCAACGACTCATCCAGCGACATGCCGAGTAG
- a CDS encoding NAD-dependent epimerase/dehydratase family protein, whose translation MNRANESPTIAVTGATGYVGTRVVDVLRTAHPEWNVRALSHTGQNDAISDPIFEHVDVRDRVRLENALDGADVVLHLAAISGVTSCEENPSLAYEVNVQGTNNIGWFCRKTETAVVFPFSMAVIGTPEKIPITVDSPREPMNRYGLMKLLGERAIETFARDSFPAHLFLKSNVYGEYTVNGQRMSKSTVTNFFVDRALSGQSLPVYEPGSQSRDYVHIHDIADAYLRSTELLLDELANGRTGTRGYEIASGTQLSVLELAKLVQRTVETETGTEPAIELVANPRDNETLTDDLEVDITTSKSELGWEPTHSIQASVRRLVRQKTEQRS comes from the coding sequence ATGAACAGAGCAAACGAATCGCCGACGATTGCAGTCACAGGGGCAACAGGATACGTCGGAACTCGCGTCGTCGATGTACTACGAACTGCCCACCCGGAGTGGAACGTCAGGGCACTCTCACACACTGGACAGAATGATGCAATAAGCGACCCCATCTTCGAACACGTCGATGTTCGAGACCGCGTCCGGTTGGAGAACGCACTTGACGGTGCCGACGTAGTCCTCCACCTTGCCGCGATAAGCGGTGTGACCAGTTGCGAGGAGAATCCGAGCCTCGCGTACGAAGTCAACGTACAGGGAACGAACAACATTGGTTGGTTCTGCAGGAAAACGGAAACCGCCGTCGTGTTTCCGTTCAGTATGGCCGTCATCGGTACGCCCGAGAAGATTCCAATTACGGTCGATTCTCCGCGAGAACCGATGAACCGATACGGATTGATGAAGCTACTCGGCGAGCGTGCCATCGAAACGTTCGCCAGAGACTCCTTTCCTGCGCATCTCTTCTTGAAATCGAACGTGTACGGTGAGTATACGGTGAACGGGCAACGAATGTCGAAATCGACCGTTACCAACTTCTTCGTCGACCGGGCGCTGTCCGGCCAGTCACTTCCGGTCTACGAACCGGGGTCACAATCGCGCGACTACGTCCATATTCACGACATCGCGGACGCGTACCTCCGAAGCACGGAACTTCTGTTGGACGAACTCGCCAACGGGCGGACGGGCACGAGGGGGTATGAAATCGCAAGCGGGACACAGCTGAGCGTGTTGGAACTGGCCAAACTCGTCCAACGAACGGTCGAAACCGAAACCGGAACCGAACCTGCTATCGAATTGGTCGCGAATCCGCGCGACAACGAGACGCTTACGGACGACTTAGAGGTAGACATTACTACGTCCAAGTCAGAGTTAGGATGGGAACCGACGCACTCGATTCAGGCGTCGGTTCGGCGACTCGTTCGTCAGAAGACTGAACAACGTTCTTAG
- a CDS encoding DUF1616 domain-containing protein — protein sequence MISKSTVWLLLPQPVRRFPADLAFVVALVLVACGVVLMGRGIWTPFRVVFGFLFLFFLPGYAVVAALFPESAEGARTTGRVGFSQRIDGVERLTLSVVASFAIAPLVGYVASYSPWGLSVGVALVSVGSVTVVCAVIAAIRRWSLPESERFSVPYRTGYARVKRNVSKETLSRPLNVVLVVSLIVASAGIVYTTTMPRSDEQFTEFYLATENETDRMVVADYPRNFTTGQAKSLHIGVQNNEYEPANYTVVILLQRVSERNGSATVTAERRLDRFSMWVEHGESSVQNRSIEPTMAGDRLRLVFLLYRGAPPPSPSMENAYRRTHLWVDVDN from the coding sequence ATGATAAGTAAATCGACAGTGTGGCTGTTGCTTCCGCAGCCTGTTCGTCGGTTTCCCGCCGACCTCGCGTTCGTCGTCGCGCTCGTTTTAGTGGCGTGCGGCGTCGTGCTCATGGGAAGAGGAATCTGGACACCATTTCGGGTGGTTTTCGGATTCCTGTTTCTGTTCTTCCTTCCGGGATACGCCGTGGTCGCGGCGCTCTTCCCTGAATCCGCCGAAGGGGCCCGGACGACCGGCCGCGTTGGATTCTCCCAACGTATCGACGGCGTCGAACGACTCACGTTGTCCGTCGTGGCCAGTTTCGCCATCGCTCCGCTCGTCGGGTATGTCGCCAGTTACTCGCCGTGGGGACTCAGCGTGGGCGTCGCCCTCGTCAGCGTCGGTAGCGTCACGGTCGTCTGCGCTGTCATTGCGGCGATCCGACGCTGGTCGCTTCCGGAGTCGGAGCGTTTCTCGGTTCCCTACCGGACGGGCTACGCGAGGGTGAAACGGAACGTCTCGAAGGAAACTCTCTCTCGACCGCTCAATGTCGTTCTCGTCGTGAGTCTCATCGTCGCATCCGCAGGCATCGTCTACACGACGACGATGCCACGTAGCGACGAGCAGTTCACCGAGTTCTATCTCGCCACGGAGAACGAAACCGATCGCATGGTCGTGGCTGACTATCCACGGAATTTCACAACCGGCCAAGCAAAGTCGCTCCATATCGGTGTCCAGAACAATGAGTACGAACCAGCAAACTACACGGTCGTCATCCTCCTCCAACGGGTATCCGAGCGAAACGGGTCGGCCACCGTTACCGCCGAGAGACGCCTCGACAGGTTCAGTATGTGGGTCGAACATGGCGAATCATCCGTCCAAAATCGGAGCATCGAACCGACGATGGCTGGCGATCGACTGCGACTCGTTTTCCTCCTGTACCGCGGTGCGCCGCCACCGTCACCGTCGATGGAGAACGCGTACCGACGGACGCACCTCTGGGTCGATGTCGATAACTAA
- a CDS encoding metal-dependent hydrolase — protein MWPWGHLAVGYLAYSGFRRLWTNRPPTGSETLSLALGSQFPDVVDKTLAWGLNVLPTGRSLTHSLLTASILLAVTYRYCQRNGIRNLWTAFAVGYLTHPFADVLQPAVAGDYERVTFLLWPLLELPAKQSVNLSVSVSGFFVFELFLVVVAVVVWVLDGTPGLDSVRPFCSIFHREQH, from the coding sequence ATGTGGCCATGGGGACATTTAGCGGTGGGATACCTCGCGTACTCGGGATTCCGGCGACTGTGGACGAACCGTCCGCCAACCGGTTCCGAAACACTGTCGCTCGCCTTGGGAAGTCAGTTTCCAGACGTGGTGGATAAGACCCTCGCATGGGGGCTCAACGTTCTGCCAACGGGACGATCGCTCACGCATTCGCTGTTGACAGCGAGTATACTGCTCGCCGTTACATATCGATACTGCCAACGGAACGGAATTCGGAACCTGTGGACCGCTTTCGCCGTCGGATACCTCACACATCCGTTCGCCGACGTGCTTCAACCCGCGGTGGCCGGAGATTATGAGCGCGTTACGTTCCTTCTGTGGCCGCTACTTGAGTTGCCGGCAAAGCAATCGGTGAACCTGTCGGTTAGCGTCTCGGGCTTTTTTGTCTTCGAGTTGTTCCTCGTCGTCGTGGCCGTCGTCGTCTGGGTGCTTGACGGGACGCCCGGACTTGATTCGGTGCGCCCATTCTGTTCCATCTTTCACCGGGAACAACACTGA
- a CDS encoding ArsR/SmtB family transcription factor, whose product MMEDAITDGTTEETETCCTPPGDVDSDAMATDLQVLTAMGNDTRYELLRRISNADDGVCVCDLEAAVGVSQSAVSQALSRLYTAGLVTRRKEGSWRYYEPTETTAALLETLDDLRGAHE is encoded by the coding sequence ATGATGGAGGATGCGATCACTGACGGAACCACGGAAGAGACAGAGACCTGCTGTACACCACCCGGAGACGTCGACTCGGATGCGATGGCGACAGACCTCCAAGTACTGACCGCGATGGGGAACGACACACGATACGAACTGCTTCGCCGAATCTCGAACGCCGATGACGGCGTCTGCGTCTGCGATCTCGAAGCCGCAGTCGGCGTCAGTCAGAGCGCAGTCAGCCAAGCACTCTCCCGCTTGTACACTGCAGGACTGGTTACACGCCGTAAAGAGGGATCCTGGCGGTACTATGAACCGACTGAGACGACTGCGGCCCTCCTCGAAACTCTCGACGACCTGCGGGGTGCCCATGAGTAA